In the Alteromonas sp. M12 genome, one interval contains:
- a CDS encoding DUF1190 family protein: MTRKRSEHINLSRMRKHFSVKPLAIGVASVFLAACTDNRQEATIYKDAQDCANDNPEQAQICQTAYQEALAEAERTGPKYNTEQDCEGEFGPNQCQRIERSSGSFFMPFMAGYMLSNLLSPNRYQYQPMFTSYSPYSSYRYRWIGAGGYDYGDLRKRNYKVRPDAFKPKPAVTRTIKRGGFGSSVRAKSNWGSKSSSKGGWGG; encoded by the coding sequence ATGACACGTAAACGCAGTGAACATATTAATTTGAGCAGAATGCGTAAGCATTTTTCAGTCAAGCCTTTGGCGATTGGCGTAGCCTCTGTTTTTTTAGCCGCTTGTACGGATAACCGTCAAGAAGCAACAATATACAAAGATGCCCAAGATTGTGCGAATGATAACCCTGAGCAAGCGCAAATTTGTCAAACAGCCTATCAAGAAGCGCTGGCGGAAGCTGAGCGCACAGGCCCTAAATATAACACCGAACAAGATTGCGAAGGCGAATTTGGCCCGAATCAATGTCAACGAATAGAACGCAGTTCGGGGTCCTTTTTTATGCCGTTTATGGCAGGTTATATGTTGAGTAACCTGCTCTCACCTAATCGTTATCAATATCAACCTATGTTTACCTCCTATTCACCTTACTCTTCATATCGTTATCGATGGATTGGTGCCGGTGGATACGATTATGGCGACTTGCGTAAACGTAACTACAAAGTCAGACCCGACGCATTTAAGCCTAAACCGGCCGTCACGCGAACAATAAAACGAGGTGGATTTGGTAGTTCTGTGCGGGCTAAATCAAATTGGGGCAGTAAGAGCAGCTCCAAAGGTGGTTGGGGCGGTTAA
- a CDS encoding DUF350 domain-containing protein, which yields MDILLESIAGLGNFTIYFVVSIVLLFLFKIVYAWVTPHDEWKLVKEEKNTAAAIGFGGAIVGFSIALSGAVTNSASQFDFAIWGVIALVAQVLAFLLLRFTFMPAIAERIDNQEVSAGVMLASMSIGVGLLNAACMTY from the coding sequence ATGGACATTTTATTGGAATCAATAGCCGGATTGGGTAACTTTACAATTTATTTCGTGGTCTCAATAGTGCTTCTATTTCTATTTAAAATTGTGTACGCATGGGTAACCCCCCACGATGAATGGAAACTGGTAAAGGAAGAAAAAAACACCGCTGCCGCTATCGGTTTTGGTGGCGCTATAGTCGGCTTTAGTATTGCCCTTTCTGGCGCTGTTACCAACTCGGCATCGCAATTTGATTTCGCTATTTGGGGTGTCATCGCTCTAGTGGCACAAGTTTTAGCTTTTCTTTTGTTGCGTTTCACTTTTATGCCCGCAATTGCTGAACGAATTGATAATCAAGAAGTGTCTGCTGGAGTAATGTTAGCCTCAATGTCAATTGGTGTTGGTTTACTCAATGCGGCTTGTATGACCTATTAG
- a CDS encoding YjfK family protein — MFSKWFTKKSDNSDIKAPEIMGLYLGGSFELDDLKLKLIEPELVIEGAARQHLIQAVGEAHLDTGGKILRYYTDDDAFLQVVLDGGDTENHITDVKLWYFYETQTVGTDNQWRDLIERQISQPHYQIENNTYSRVWNAVGDESPPVAMTEKTFELDGDTSQTDQFVMLYERQIGNESYETLLVCAEEKIVDNNHDRCLVISTGFDVLPADIKING, encoded by the coding sequence ATGTTTTCAAAATGGTTTACTAAAAAGAGTGATAATTCTGACATAAAAGCGCCCGAAATTATGGGCTTATATTTAGGTGGCTCTTTTGAACTTGACGACTTAAAACTCAAACTTATCGAACCTGAATTAGTCATTGAAGGTGCGGCTAGACAGCATTTAATTCAGGCTGTCGGCGAAGCTCACTTAGATACCGGTGGCAAGATATTACGATATTACACTGACGATGACGCTTTTTTACAGGTTGTTTTAGACGGTGGTGACACAGAAAATCACATTACCGATGTGAAGTTATGGTACTTTTATGAAACACAAACCGTTGGTACTGATAACCAATGGAGAGATTTGATTGAACGTCAGATTTCTCAGCCCCATTACCAAATCGAAAACAACACTTATAGTCGAGTATGGAACGCCGTAGGAGATGAGTCTCCCCCCGTGGCAATGACTGAAAAAACCTTCGAGCTTGATGGTGATACAAGTCAAACGGATCAATTTGTGATGTTATACGAACGGCAAATCGGCAACGAAAGCTACGAAACTTTGTTGGTTTGTGCAGAAGAAAAAATTGTAGATAATAACCATGATCGCTGCCTAGTTATCAGCACTGGGTTCGATGTCTTGCCTGCCGATATTAAAATAAACGGTTAG
- a CDS encoding potassium channel family protein, with product MLLVLKVRKVLTRVFSEMRWYTIVLALLFYALSTWILLYVSGEDALLNVNDFIYWLVVTGSTVGYGDMSPVTSAGKYIVSFYVIPLGLSIFALVLGRVAAWVSMQWQRGVKGLKPLDLENHVLVIGWNGHRTIQLLNLLLKERAETENKPEIVLCVKADIDNPMPDKIEFIKVISFNNDKEMDRACVDKAAVIVMDNEEDDVTMTTSLYCSKRNENAHLLAYFKDESLVDLLQTHCPNVECTPSVAVEMLAKSAFDPGSSLLQHDLLTVQEGQAQFSMEVPNSVQNLSVEKLFVVLKQKYNATFIGFVEPSIPAKVTLNPDFNVAILPKYKLFYIAEQRIRALDWQLFTE from the coding sequence ATGTTATTAGTACTTAAAGTTCGCAAAGTACTCACTCGAGTTTTTTCGGAGATGCGCTGGTACACTATTGTACTGGCGCTTTTGTTTTATGCACTAAGCACATGGATTTTACTTTATGTGTCTGGTGAAGATGCCCTTCTCAACGTTAATGATTTCATATATTGGTTAGTTGTGACCGGTTCGACTGTTGGTTACGGCGACATGTCGCCCGTTACGAGCGCTGGTAAATATATTGTTTCCTTTTATGTTATCCCCTTAGGTTTGAGTATTTTCGCCTTAGTCTTAGGCCGAGTCGCAGCTTGGGTTTCTATGCAATGGCAAAGAGGAGTGAAAGGTTTGAAACCATTAGATCTTGAAAACCATGTTCTGGTAATTGGCTGGAACGGTCATCGCACGATTCAACTACTTAACTTGTTGCTAAAAGAACGTGCAGAAACAGAAAATAAGCCAGAAATTGTTTTATGTGTCAAAGCGGACATAGACAATCCGATGCCAGACAAAATCGAATTTATTAAAGTTATCTCATTCAATAATGATAAAGAAATGGATCGGGCCTGTGTAGACAAGGCGGCGGTCATTGTCATGGATAACGAAGAAGATGATGTCACTATGACAACGTCTTTGTATTGTAGTAAACGAAATGAGAACGCCCATTTACTGGCTTACTTTAAAGATGAAAGCTTAGTCGACTTATTGCAAACCCACTGCCCTAATGTTGAATGTACTCCTAGCGTAGCGGTTGAAATGTTGGCTAAGTCAGCATTCGATCCTGGCTCAAGCTTATTGCAACACGACTTGTTGACAGTACAAGAAGGACAGGCACAGTTTTCGATGGAAGTGCCAAACTCAGTTCAGAACCTGTCTGTTGAAAAATTATTTGTCGTCCTTAAACAAAAATACAACGCTACCTTTATTGGTTTCGTTGAGCCAAGTATTCCCGCCAAAGTTACGTTAAACCCAGACTTCAATGTGGCAATCTTGCCAAAATACAAATTATTTTATATTGCTGAACAACGTATCAGAGCCCTTGATTGGCAATTGTTTACTGAATAA
- a CDS encoding PspA/IM30 family protein has product MSVWRKLITAVKGGATEAAQSVVDSQAIRILEQEIRDAKEELRKSDHARTQILAKCKLAKQKVDSLKVSIGQYEEHARKAVESDRQLALDCAQKVADLTAEMETEQEFLDQFTQSEKQLATNINQAKDNLKRLEQQVDMVKATESVQKAQVAVSSRHMGANSKMKTATESLSRIQDKQKLRSAELEAAEELASSDSTTDLEKRLAEAGIQGGKSSADDELKRILGQ; this is encoded by the coding sequence ATGTCGGTTTGGAGAAAGTTAATTACAGCTGTTAAAGGTGGCGCAACTGAAGCTGCTCAATCCGTTGTAGACAGTCAGGCCATTCGAATTCTTGAACAAGAAATTCGTGATGCAAAAGAAGAATTGCGTAAATCAGATCATGCTCGCACGCAAATTCTAGCAAAATGTAAATTGGCAAAACAAAAGGTTGATAGCCTGAAAGTATCAATCGGACAATATGAAGAGCATGCCCGCAAAGCGGTAGAATCGGATCGTCAACTGGCGTTAGATTGTGCTCAAAAAGTAGCGGATTTAACTGCAGAGATGGAAACAGAGCAAGAGTTTCTTGATCAATTTACGCAATCAGAAAAACAACTTGCCACAAACATTAATCAGGCCAAAGACAACCTGAAGCGTTTAGAACAACAAGTTGACATGGTTAAGGCTACTGAGTCAGTTCAAAAAGCACAAGTTGCGGTTTCCTCCAGACACATGGGTGCAAACAGTAAAATGAAAACCGCTACTGAATCGTTAAGTCGTATTCAAGATAAGCAAAAGTTACGTAGTGCTGAACTAGAAGCGGCTGAAGAGCTTGCCTCAAGTGATTCGACTACGGACTTAGAAAAACGCTTAGCGGAAGCTGGAATTCAGGGCGGGAAAAGCTCTGCCGATGACGAACTTAAACGCATTTTAGGCCAATAA
- a CDS encoding DUF2170 family protein, which yields MTWDLDQLETLLSKNDNIVVTREDNCLLIGNGDGLDAWLALSGEQIIIESILFSSSEVKDKAALNEEILKTHMLFPLTTIGISQVAEQDYYTAFGALSSQSKAESIQIELDALFHNVAAFLDAYQEHLH from the coding sequence ATGACTTGGGACCTTGATCAACTTGAGACCCTTTTATCAAAAAACGACAACATTGTTGTCACCCGGGAAGACAATTGTTTATTGATCGGAAATGGTGATGGTTTAGACGCATGGTTGGCGCTCAGTGGAGAGCAGATCATTATCGAATCCATTTTATTTTCAAGTTCAGAAGTCAAAGATAAAGCAGCTTTGAACGAAGAAATATTAAAAACACATATGTTGTTTCCATTAACAACGATTGGAATATCCCAAGTTGCTGAGCAAGACTATTACACTGCATTTGGTGCATTAAGTTCACAATCTAAAGCAGAGAGCATTCAAATTGAATTAGATGCCTTATTCCACAATGTGGCTGCATTTTTAGACGCTTATCAAGAACATTTGCACTAA
- a CDS encoding DUF6471 domain-containing protein: MTEKQHNANWRQVVQRIIKAEMSKRGVKYQDLSDRLNTIGITQSADNLRNKVNKGILGADLLLQIMYVLKMRRIEREDIIELFADMQISLDEDEF; this comes from the coding sequence GTGACAGAAAAACAACATAACGCAAACTGGCGACAAGTAGTGCAACGTATCATTAAGGCTGAAATGTCTAAGCGCGGAGTCAAATACCAAGATCTCAGTGACAGATTAAATACTATTGGTATTACGCAAAGTGCTGATAATTTGCGCAATAAAGTGAACAAAGGAATTTTGGGTGCTGATTTACTTTTACAAATAATGTACGTTTTAAAAATGCGTAGAATTGAGCGAGAAGATATCATTGAGTTATTTGCAGATATGCAAATTTCATTGGATGAAGATGAATTTTGA
- the queA gene encoding tRNA preQ1(34) S-adenosylmethionine ribosyltransferase-isomerase QueA produces the protein MKLSDFHFDLPERLIARYPTEQRTASKLLCLDGKNGGLKHTHFSTFIDFIDEGDLLIFNNTRVIPARLLGKKSTGGKVEVLVERIIDENTVLAHVKSSKSPKPGALLILEEHIQMEMVTRHDQLFELNVVNDEPVLSLLEKFGHMPLPPYIDRPDEDSDKERYQTVYSEKPGAVAAPTAGLHFDEATIEALKQKGVNTAFVTLHVGAGTFQPVRVDNIQDHHMHSEYAEVAQDVVDAINETKSKGKRVIAVGTTSVRSLESAAAATIKKGKPLTAFFEDTDIFIYPGYQFEIVDAMLTNFHLPESTLIMLISAFAGRENVMNAYQQAITNEYRFFSYGDAMFIEKS, from the coding sequence ATGAAACTATCTGATTTCCATTTTGATTTACCTGAGCGGCTAATCGCTCGATACCCTACAGAACAAAGAACCGCCAGTAAATTACTGTGTTTAGATGGTAAGAATGGAGGTTTAAAACATACTCATTTTTCTACTTTCATCGATTTTATAGATGAAGGTGATTTACTTATTTTTAATAATACCCGAGTGATCCCCGCGCGTTTGTTAGGGAAAAAGTCAACCGGCGGAAAAGTAGAAGTGTTGGTTGAGCGAATTATCGATGAAAATACGGTTTTAGCCCATGTTAAATCTAGTAAATCACCAAAACCGGGAGCGCTTCTAATATTAGAAGAACATATTCAAATGGAAATGGTGACTCGTCATGATCAATTATTCGAATTAAACGTTGTAAATGATGAACCTGTGCTCAGTTTACTGGAAAAGTTTGGGCATATGCCGCTTCCACCTTATATCGATCGACCCGATGAAGATTCAGATAAAGAACGTTATCAGACCGTTTACTCTGAAAAACCTGGTGCCGTTGCTGCGCCTACGGCAGGCCTGCACTTTGATGAAGCAACTATCGAGGCGCTAAAACAAAAAGGTGTAAATACTGCTTTTGTTACGCTGCACGTAGGGGCGGGTACCTTTCAACCAGTGCGCGTCGATAATATTCAAGATCATCATATGCATTCTGAATATGCAGAAGTCGCTCAAGATGTTGTCGATGCAATTAACGAAACTAAATCAAAAGGCAAACGTGTTATTGCCGTGGGAACTACATCTGTTCGTTCATTGGAGTCTGCCGCTGCCGCAACCATTAAAAAAGGTAAACCATTAACAGCCTTTTTTGAAGATACCGATATCTTTATTTATCCCGGTTATCAATTCGAAATAGTGGATGCCATGTTGACCAACTTCCATTTACCAGAGTCAACCTTAATTATGTTGATTAGTGCTTTTGCTGGTAGAGAAAACGTGATGAATGCTTATCAGCAAGCAATTACTAACGAATATCGGTTTTTTAGTTACGGTGATGCTATGTTTATCGAAAAATCTTAG
- the tgt gene encoding tRNA guanosine(34) transglycosylase Tgt, translating into MKFELDTTDGKARRGRLVFDRGIVETPAFMPVGTYGTVKGMTPEELEETGAHICLGNTFHLMLRPGTEIMKQHGDLHDFMHWDKPILTDSGGFQVFSLGDLRKITEEGVTFRSPINGEKILLTPEKSMEVQRDLGSDIVMIFDECTPYPATEPEARRSMELSLRWAKRSKQAHEGNPSALFGIIQGGMYEGLRDQSLKGLEDIGFDGYAIGGLSVGEPKEDMIRVLDHTADKIPAEKPRYLMGVGRPEDIVEAVRRGIDMFDCVMPTRNARNGHLFVTDGVIKIRNAKHKTDTGPLDEKCDCYTCKNYSRSYLHHLDKCNEILGARLNTIHNLRYYQRVMQGLRDAIAEQKLDQFVEQFYAQKDMPVPAL; encoded by the coding sequence ATGAAATTTGAATTAGATACAACCGATGGTAAAGCTCGCCGCGGTAGATTAGTGTTTGACCGAGGCATTGTTGAAACGCCTGCATTTATGCCCGTGGGCACCTATGGCACGGTTAAAGGCATGACACCGGAAGAGCTAGAAGAAACCGGTGCACATATTTGTCTAGGTAATACCTTTCATTTGATGTTACGTCCTGGTACTGAAATCATGAAGCAACATGGTGATTTACATGACTTTATGCATTGGGATAAGCCGATTCTGACTGACAGTGGCGGCTTTCAAGTATTTAGTTTGGGAGATTTACGTAAAATCACTGAAGAAGGTGTGACTTTTAGATCACCAATAAATGGCGAAAAAATTCTCCTTACTCCTGAAAAATCCATGGAAGTACAACGGGATTTGGGTTCCGATATCGTTATGATTTTTGACGAATGTACCCCTTATCCAGCCACTGAGCCTGAAGCTCGACGTTCAATGGAATTGTCCTTACGCTGGGCTAAACGCAGCAAACAGGCCCATGAAGGTAACCCGTCGGCATTATTCGGTATTATTCAAGGCGGTATGTACGAAGGTCTGCGGGATCAATCTTTGAAAGGTCTTGAAGATATCGGTTTCGATGGTTATGCCATCGGCGGATTATCTGTTGGCGAGCCGAAAGAGGATATGATTCGTGTTTTGGATCATACCGCAGATAAAATACCTGCTGAAAAGCCACGTTATTTAATGGGTGTAGGGCGACCAGAAGACATTGTTGAAGCCGTACGACGTGGAATTGACATGTTCGATTGTGTAATGCCTACACGTAACGCGCGCAATGGTCATTTATTTGTTACCGATGGTGTCATTAAGATACGTAACGCGAAACATAAAACAGATACAGGGCCTTTAGATGAGAAATGTGACTGTTATACTTGTAAAAATTATTCACGGTCATATTTACATCACTTGGACAAATGTAATGAGATACTCGGTGCAAGATTAAACACCATTCATAACTTGCGTTACTATCAAAGAGTTATGCAGGGTTTACGTGATGCCATTGCTGAACAAAAACTTGATCAGTTTGTTGAACAATTTTACGCACAAAAAGACATGCCGGTACCGGCTTTATAA
- the yajC gene encoding preprotein translocase subunit YajC, translating to MSFFISNAYAQDAGAQGGGFEMLILLGVFGLIFYFMLYRPQAKRVKEHKNLVASIGKGDEVLTQGGMVGKVSKVSEEKDFIEISLNDSTNIVIQKGAVTAVLPKGTMKSI from the coding sequence ATGAGTTTTTTTATTTCTAATGCTTATGCACAAGACGCTGGCGCACAAGGCGGTGGCTTTGAAATGCTTATTTTATTGGGTGTTTTCGGATTAATCTTCTATTTCATGCTGTATCGTCCACAGGCGAAACGGGTTAAAGAACATAAAAACCTAGTTGCCTCTATTGGTAAAGGTGACGAAGTCCTTACTCAAGGCGGTATGGTTGGCAAAGTTTCAAAAGTTTCTGAAGAAAAGGACTTTATTGAGATTTCGTTAAATGACAGTACAAATATCGTGATTCAAAAAGGCGCAGTTACAGCTGTGCTACCTAAAGGTACAATGAAATCAATCTAA
- the secD gene encoding protein translocase subunit SecD produces the protein MLNKTPLWKYILVLMVVAVCALYASPNLYGEDYAVQISAGRDAVLDLSLVDKVNQDLADAGIEKKSIVLENEQILVRLYDDSAQRLANETLAESLGKDYTVAMNLAPDTPDWLDSLGGTPMKLGLDLRGGVHFLMEVDMNSVITKSLTDMEGDFKTSLREEKIRYSRVSIVDESVHVRFRDQETLEKAEFFLRNRNRDITVVDQGDLILVAKMSEQKLSEIRDYAVKQNITIMRNRVNQLGVAEPVIQRQGADRIVVQLPGIQDTARAKEILNATATLEFKMLDQEHDIRDALNGRIPPGSEIVEDQQGVPQLLLKKVMLEGSHIIDANAGVDEYGMPKVSISLDSAGGSKMSLATKGNIGKPMATVFIEYQATGEKNEKGKLIFVPEREVVSVATIRAQLGSRFEITGLDSPKEARDLSLLLRAGALIAPISIVEERTVGPSLGQENINLGMQAILWGFSLVLSFMLFYYRAFGLVANVALAANLVMIVGVMSMIPGATLTLPGMAGIVLTVGMAVDANVLIFERIREEMREGRSPQQAIHHGYDSAFSTILDANITTFIAAIILFAVGTGPIKGFSITLMIGIATSMFTAIILTRVIVNGVWGGRRLQKLSI, from the coding sequence GTGTTAAATAAAACTCCCCTGTGGAAGTACATTTTAGTGTTGATGGTCGTTGCCGTTTGCGCGTTATACGCTTCCCCTAATCTTTATGGTGAAGATTATGCAGTGCAGATATCTGCTGGTCGTGATGCAGTTCTAGATTTGTCTTTGGTAGATAAAGTGAATCAAGACTTAGCCGATGCCGGTATCGAAAAAAAGTCGATTGTACTTGAAAATGAGCAAATATTGGTTCGTCTTTACGATGACAGTGCACAAAGATTAGCTAATGAAACCCTCGCCGAATCACTAGGCAAAGACTACACAGTAGCGATGAATTTAGCCCCTGATACTCCTGATTGGTTGGACAGCTTAGGCGGTACACCAATGAAATTAGGTCTAGATTTACGTGGTGGTGTTCACTTTTTGATGGAAGTGGATATGAACTCTGTAATCACCAAGTCATTGACAGACATGGAAGGGGATTTTAAAACCTCTTTACGTGAAGAGAAGATTCGTTATTCACGAGTGAGTATTGTCGATGAATCTGTTCATGTGCGTTTTCGTGATCAAGAAACATTAGAAAAAGCCGAATTTTTCCTCAGAAATCGCAATCGTGATATTACTGTTGTTGATCAAGGTGATTTGATTTTAGTGGCCAAAATGTCAGAGCAGAAACTGTCTGAGATTCGGGATTATGCAGTAAAACAAAATATCACCATAATGCGCAACAGGGTAAACCAACTTGGTGTTGCTGAACCGGTTATTCAGCGCCAAGGTGCAGATCGCATTGTTGTTCAATTACCCGGTATTCAAGATACGGCTCGGGCAAAAGAAATATTAAATGCCACAGCTACCCTAGAATTTAAAATGCTAGATCAAGAACATGACATTCGTGATGCTTTAAATGGTCGTATTCCTCCAGGTTCTGAAATTGTAGAAGACCAACAAGGTGTTCCACAATTACTACTTAAAAAAGTGATGTTAGAAGGTAGCCATATCATTGATGCGAATGCTGGTGTCGATGAATACGGTATGCCAAAAGTATCCATTTCTTTAGATTCTGCTGGTGGCAGTAAAATGTCTTTGGCGACTAAAGGTAATATTGGTAAGCCAATGGCAACCGTATTTATTGAATATCAAGCAACTGGCGAGAAAAATGAGAAAGGCAAACTAATATTTGTTCCTGAGAGAGAAGTCGTCAGTGTTGCTACTATTCGCGCTCAATTAGGCAGTCGCTTTGAAATTACCGGCCTAGACTCACCCAAAGAAGCTCGTGACTTGTCATTGCTTTTACGGGCGGGGGCTTTGATAGCACCTATCTCCATCGTCGAAGAACGCACAGTAGGTCCAAGTTTAGGACAAGAAAATATCAATCTAGGCATGCAAGCCATCCTTTGGGGCTTTAGTTTAGTACTGTCATTCATGCTGTTTTACTACCGCGCGTTTGGTTTGGTTGCAAACGTTGCACTAGCAGCGAACTTAGTGATGATTGTTGGTGTGATGTCAATGATACCTGGGGCAACTTTGACTCTACCAGGAATGGCTGGAATTGTATTAACAGTTGGTATGGCTGTAGATGCTAATGTCTTGATCTTTGAAAGGATACGGGAAGAAATGCGCGAGGGCAGAAGTCCTCAACAAGCCATTCATCATGGTTATGACAGCGCATTTTCAACTATCTTGGATGCGAATATAACCACCTTCATTGCTGCTATCATCTTATTCGCAGTAGGTACTGGTCCAATTAAAGGCTTCTCTATCACGTTAATGATAGGTATAGCTACTTCGATGTTTACAGCCATTATTCTAACCCGTGTGATAGTGAACGGTGTTTGGGGTGGTAGACGTCTTCAGAAATTGTCGATTTAG
- the secF gene encoding protein translocase subunit SecF, which produces MRFFKLKESIDFMSMRIPAMIISGILIIGSLVSLGVNQLNWGLDFTGGTLIEVGYDKPAELNQIRQQLEAADFGDAIVQNFGSSEDVLIRLAPREGVKAEEVGDQVLSTLRAGGDNVDMRRIEFVGPNVGEELTEQGGLAMLVALICILIYVAMRFEWRFALGSVIALAHDVILTLGLFSVLQLEFDLTVMAAVLAVIGYSLNDTIVVSDRIRENFRKIRKGEPIDIINTSLTQTLNRTIITSLTTILVLMALFYKGGALIHGFATALLFGVIIGTYSSIYVASLVALMLGISREDLMPTVVEKEGADLDPLP; this is translated from the coding sequence ATGCGATTTTTTAAATTAAAAGAAAGTATTGATTTTATGTCAATGCGCATTCCCGCCATGATTATATCGGGAATACTCATTATTGGTTCATTAGTATCTTTAGGGGTTAATCAGCTTAATTGGGGATTAGATTTCACCGGCGGTACATTGATTGAAGTAGGCTACGATAAACCTGCAGAATTAAACCAAATTCGACAGCAACTCGAAGCTGCAGATTTTGGTGACGCCATTGTGCAAAACTTTGGTAGTAGTGAAGATGTGTTAATCCGTCTAGCTCCTCGTGAAGGTGTAAAAGCTGAAGAAGTGGGCGATCAGGTTCTTAGCACTTTACGTGCAGGCGGTGATAACGTTGACATGCGCCGGATTGAGTTTGTTGGGCCAAATGTGGGTGAAGAACTGACAGAGCAGGGCGGTCTTGCAATGTTAGTCGCGTTGATCTGTATTCTGATTTACGTGGCTATGCGATTTGAGTGGCGATTTGCATTGGGTTCAGTTATCGCTTTGGCCCACGATGTCATTTTAACCTTGGGTTTATTCTCGGTATTGCAGCTTGAATTTGACCTAACGGTTATGGCTGCGGTATTGGCGGTTATCGGTTATTCATTGAACGATACTATTGTTGTTTCGGATCGTATCCGTGAAAACTTCCGTAAAATTCGTAAAGGGGAGCCGATCGATATCATTAATACATCTTTGACGCAGACCCTTAACCGCACAATTATTACTTCATTAACCACTATTTTAGTATTAATGGCGTTATTTTATAAAGGTGGGGCATTGATACATGGTTTTGCAACGGCGTTATTGTTTGGTGTGATAATCGGTACTTATTCTTCAATTTATGTGGCAAGTCTGGTGGCATTAATGCTGGGAATAAGTCGCGAAGATTTAATGCCAACAGTAGTAGAAAAAGAAGGTGCGGATCTAGACCCTCTTCCTTAG
- the suhB gene encoding inositol-1-monophosphatase, giving the protein MHPMLNIAVRAARAAGNVITRGFENRNDLLLEKKGENDFVTKIDKEAEKVIIEKIQQSFPDHSFLGEEGGIVEGSDEFKWIIDPLDGTTNFIKGIPHFAVSIALMHKGRIDQAVVFDPIRGELFTASKGAGAQLNGFRIRTGKAKDLNNTVLATAFPFKAKETSDDAIQRFSNIFKQCGDVRRCGSAALDLAYVAAGRYDGYWERGIKPWDVAAGELLVRESGGLVTDYKGGNDPLDKGEIVAGNPRVVQSLVRHLK; this is encoded by the coding sequence ATGCATCCTATGCTGAATATTGCGGTGCGCGCTGCTCGCGCTGCTGGAAATGTGATAACTCGTGGTTTTGAAAATCGTAATGATTTGTTGTTAGAAAAAAAAGGTGAGAACGACTTTGTCACCAAAATCGACAAAGAAGCCGAAAAAGTCATTATTGAAAAAATTCAGCAATCTTTCCCAGATCACTCATTTCTAGGTGAAGAAGGCGGCATAGTTGAAGGCAGTGACGAATTTAAATGGATCATTGACCCACTCGACGGTACCACTAATTTTATCAAAGGCATTCCTCACTTTGCCGTTTCAATAGCACTCATGCACAAAGGCCGAATCGATCAGGCAGTGGTATTTGATCCAATTCGCGGTGAACTTTTTACTGCAAGTAAAGGGGCCGGAGCACAATTAAATGGTTTCAGAATTCGTACCGGAAAAGCAAAAGACTTAAACAATACTGTACTAGCGACGGCTTTCCCTTTTAAAGCGAAAGAAACTTCAGACGATGCCATTCAGCGTTTTTCAAATATTTTTAAACAGTGTGGTGATGTGCGCCGTTGTGGTTCTGCCGCATTGGATTTAGCGTATGTTGCTGCCGGCCGTTACGATGGTTACTGGGAGCGTGGTATCAAACCTTGGGATGTTGCCGCGGGTGAACTCTTAGTGCGTGAATCTGGTGGATTAGTTACCGATTATAAAGGCGGAAACGATCCCCTTGATAAAGGCGAAATAGTCGCGGGTAACCCTCGTGTTGTTCAGTCATTGGTAAGACATTTGAAATAG